From one Accipiter gentilis chromosome 3, bAccGen1.1, whole genome shotgun sequence genomic stretch:
- the SLC34A2 gene encoding sodium-dependent phosphate transport protein 2B gives MAPWPEVEKPETNNYIGDSSKQNQNMAGKEGENHKGNVASLGNKGEIQPAFSTIALIDETTPEEDDPWALPELQDTGVKWSELDRKGKIIRVLYGIGKFIMLLGLLYLFVCSLDVLSSAFQLVGGKAAGDIFQDDSVLSNPVAGLVIGVLVTVMVQSSSTSSSIVVSMVSSTLLTVRSAIPIIMGANIGTSVTNTIVALMQAGDRNEFRRAFAGATIHDFFNWLAVFALLPIEVISGYLYHLTSAIVESFHLESGEDAPELLKVITDPFTKLIIELDKSVINAIATNDESAKNRSLVKIWCITETNVTLQNVTIPPSENCTSPDLCWTEGNMTWTIKNVTETEYISKCQHLFADTDLPDLAIGLILLALSLLVLCSCLVMIVKLLNSVLKGQVASVIKKTINTDFPFPFTWLAGYLAMLAGAGMTFVVQSSSVFTSAITPLVGIGVISIERSYPLTLGANIGTTTTAILAALASPGSTLKYSLQIALCHFFFNISGIILFYPLPFTRLPIRMCKTLGNITAKYRWFAIFYLLLCFFLLPLFVFGLSLAGWPVLLGVCLPLFLLFIAVVVINIMQSRRPHSLPEKLQNWDFLPIWMHSLEPWDNIIMSSLSFCGKHCCGFCKCCKVNAEQEGAKDKQLKTMEVYENTIAMADEERGGRRAPAAACVEKTGTNNTAL, from the exons ATGGCTCCCTGGCCTGAGGTGGAAAAGCCTGAAACCAATAACTATATTGGGGACTcctccaaacaaaaccagaacatggctgggaaagaaggagaaaatcaCAAAG GCAATGTGGCTTCACTTGGAAATAAAGGAGAAATTCAACCTGCGTTTTCCACAATAGCCTTGATAGATGAGACAACGCCAGAAGAAGATGACCCATGGGCTCTGCCGGAACTGCAGGACACTGGGGTCAAGTGGTCAG AACtggatagaaaaggaaaaatcattcGTGTACTCTACGGGATAGGGAAGTTTATTATGCTACTTGGATTACTCTACTTGTTCGTTTGTTCTCTGGATGTACTGAGCTCTGCTTTTCAACTGGTAGGAG GTAAAGCAGCAGGGGACATTTTTCAGGATGATTCAGTGCTGTCTAATCCTGTTGCGGGATTGGTGATTGGAGTTCTGGTGACCGTTATGGTCCAGAGCTCCAGCACTTCTTCATCCATTGTGGTCAGCATGGTGTCCTCCACAC TGCTGACTGTTCGATCGGCTATTCCTATCATAATGGGGGCAAACATTGGCACCTCAGTTACAAACACGATTGTGGCACTCATGCAAGCTGGGGACAGGAACGAATTTAGAAG GGCCTTTGCTGGGGCAACAATCCATGATTTCTTTAACTGGCTCGCTGTGTTTGCGCTGTTGCCCATTGAAGTTATTTCTGGCTATCTTTACCATCTCACCAGTGCTATAGTTGAATCCTTTCATCTTGAAAGTGGTGAGGATGCCCCTGAGCTACTAAAAGTTATCACAGACCCCTTTACAAAGCTCATCATTGAG cttgataAGTCAGTAATAAATGCAATTGCTACAAATGATGAGTCAGCAAAAAACAGAAGCCTGGTAAAGATTTGGTGCATAACTGAAACCAATGTG ACACTGCAGAATGTCACAATTCCACCTTCAGAAAACTGCACATCTCCTGACCTTTGCTGGACCGAAGGAAACATGACATGGACCATCAAGAATGTAACTGAAACAGAATATATCAGTAAAT gccaGCACCTCTTTGCAGACACAGACCTGCCTGATCTTGCCATCGGTCTCATCCTTCTGGCTTTGTCCCTGCTTGTTCTGTGCTCCTGTTTGGTGATGATTGTTAAGCTATTAAACTCTGTGCTTAAAGGACAAGTGGCAAGCGTTATCAAGAAGACAATCAACACTG atttcccatttccttttaCTTGGCTAGCTGGATACCTGGCTATGCTTGCAGGGGCTGGTATGACCTTCGTTGTCCAAAGTAGTTCTGTTTTCACATCTGCTATTACACCCCTTGTTG GCATTGGTGTTATAAGCATTGAGCGCTCTTATCCCCTTACCTTAGGAGCTAATATTGGCACAACCACAACAGCTATACTTGCAGCTTTAGCAAGTCCAGGGAGTACCTTAAAATATTCTTTACAG ATTGCCTTGTGCCactttttcttcaatatttctgggattattttgttttaccCACTACCCTTTACCCGGCTGCCAATCCGCATGTGCAAGACCTTGGGGAACATAACAGCCAAGTACAGATGGTTTGCTATATTTTATCTTctcctctgcttctttctgtTGCCTTTGTTTGTATTTGGTCTGTCACTGGCAGGCTGGCCAGTCCTTTTGGGTGTTTGCCTTcccctgtttcttctttttattgctgTGGTTGTAATTAATATTATGCAGTCAAGGCGACCACATTCACTGCCTGAGAAGCTCCAAAATTGGGATTTCCTACCCATCTGGATGCACTCCCTAGAGCCCTGGGACAATATAATTATGTCTTCGCTCTCCTTTTGTGGGAAACACTGCTGCGGcttctgcaagtgctgcaaagtCAATGCAGAACAGGAGGGTGCCAAAGACAAGCAACTAAAAACTATGGAGGTTTATGAAAACACCATTGCGATGGCTGATGAAGAAAGAGGTGGAAGAAGGGCACCAGCTGCAGCTTGTGTTGAAAAAACAGGCACAAACAACACGGCCTTATAG